A region of Sphingobacteriales bacterium DNA encodes the following proteins:
- a CDS encoding polysaccharide biosynthesis tyrosine autokinase, with translation KTRGENLELFIYRTKEKKGMLPEFELEKEFKVGQWVESPYFRFKILGENGLFDNSVIGQNYFFIFNNVDEMEPPAIEYEQVIEGASVVKYSTEGNSISKMVAYLNEVAKAYIKREIENKNRTSINTINFIDEQLRIISDSLAQTERQLLEFRRNNNVLDLEIQSEDILKDVLSLDNQKTLLMVKLKYYNYLKDYISKSKDLKGVVAPATLGIEDPLLSQLITQLIALIEERDALMFTANAKSPLIDDLNRKIEKLKKTIIESIDNVVYATNISLRDLESRISTKSTKIVNLPQTQLQLLNLERKYKINENIYTFFLEKQSEAQIAKAATVSENEIVDPPTMVEQKKPKKKQNLSIALLLGLLFPVGFVFVKEMLNDRIIDRQEVERNTNMPIIGHIIHNTKKSSIVVKDFPKSAISESFRAIRTNLQYYSEGKDKQTILVTSSVVGEGKTFVSMNLASIFALNGKKTLLMGFDLRKPKIYQDFGLINISGISTYLSNKCDINEIIQHTSLEYLDLVSAGPVPPNPSELIASERTDLLFAKLREMYDYIIIDSPPLGIVTDAYLLMKYSDAKLFVVRQAYTLKKVFSSIAKEIERNKIDHISVLINDIKVEDSYYGYSYGYGYGYGYGYGYGYGYGYGYGHGYYDESAEKKKTSVLNRLLKI, from the coding sequence GAAAACAAGGGGTGAAAATCTGGAATTGTTTATTTACAGAACCAAAGAAAAGAAAGGAATGCTCCCCGAATTTGAACTTGAAAAAGAGTTCAAAGTAGGTCAATGGGTAGAATCTCCTTATTTCAGGTTTAAAATTCTTGGAGAAAATGGGCTCTTTGATAACTCTGTTATTGGACAGAATTACTTTTTCATTTTCAATAATGTGGACGAAATGGAGCCACCTGCTATTGAATACGAGCAGGTAATCGAAGGAGCTTCGGTAGTCAAATATTCTACCGAAGGAAACAGCATCAGCAAAATGGTGGCTTATCTCAATGAGGTAGCCAAGGCATATATTAAAAGGGAAATAGAAAATAAAAACAGAACCAGCATCAATACTATTAATTTTATTGATGAACAATTGCGAATTATTTCAGATTCTCTGGCTCAGACGGAGCGTCAATTGTTGGAATTCAGAAGAAACAACAATGTACTCGATCTTGAAATTCAAAGTGAAGACATTCTGAAAGATGTTCTCTCGCTGGATAACCAGAAAACCTTACTGATGGTTAAGCTCAAATATTACAATTACCTGAAAGACTATATTTCGAAAAGCAAGGATTTAAAAGGAGTTGTTGCTCCGGCAACTTTGGGGATAGAAGATCCCCTTCTGTCACAGTTGATTACTCAGCTAATTGCCTTGATTGAAGAGCGGGATGCCCTGATGTTTACAGCCAATGCCAAAAGTCCCCTCATTGATGATCTCAACCGTAAGATTGAAAAACTGAAAAAAACAATTATAGAAAGTATTGATAATGTGGTATATGCAACCAACATTTCTTTACGTGATCTGGAAAGCCGTATCTCAACCAAAAGTACAAAAATTGTGAATCTTCCCCAAACTCAACTTCAATTGCTGAATCTCGAAAGAAAATACAAAATCAATGAAAATATCTACACTTTCTTCCTTGAAAAGCAATCAGAAGCTCAGATAGCCAAAGCTGCTACCGTCAGTGAAAATGAAATAGTGGATCCACCTACCATGGTTGAGCAGAAAAAGCCTAAGAAAAAGCAAAATTTATCCATTGCGCTTCTATTAGGTTTGCTATTCCCTGTTGGTTTTGTGTTTGTCAAAGAAATGCTGAACGACCGTATCATCGACAGGCAGGAAGTTGAGAGGAATACAAACATGCCTATCATTGGTCATATTATTCACAATACCAAGAAATCAAGTATTGTTGTAAAAGACTTTCCTAAATCGGCTATTTCTGAATCATTCCGTGCCATTCGTACCAATCTTCAATATTATTCTGAAGGGAAAGACAAACAAACTATTCTGGTAACTTCTTCAGTGGTAGGTGAAGGTAAAACCTTTGTTTCCATGAATCTGGCTTCCATTTTTGCCTTAAATGGGAAAAAAACCCTTCTAATGGGTTTTGACCTTAGAAAACCGAAAATTTACCAGGACTTTGGCCTGATCAATATCAGCGGGATAAGCACTTATCTGTCAAACAAATGCGATATCAATGAAATAATTCAGCATACCTCACTCGAATATCTTGATTTGGTTTCTGCCGGCCCTGTTCCACCCAATCCTTCTGAATTAATTGCGTCTGAAAGAACTGACTTGCTTTTTGCCAAACTGAGGGAGATGTATGATTACATCATTATCGACTCTCCACCTTTGGGAATTGTTACGGATGCTTATTTGTTGATGAAATATTCTGATGCAAAACTCTTTGTTGTACGTCAGGCTTATACCTTGAAAAAAGTCTTTTCTTCTATTGCAAAAGAAATCGAGCGGAATAAAATAGACCACATCAGTGTGTTGATCAATGATATAAAAGTCGAAGACAGTTATTACGGATATAGTTACGGTTATGGCTATGGTTACGGCTACGGTTATGGCTATGGTTATGGCTACGGTTATGGTTATGGGCATGGTTATTATGACGAAAGTGCCGAAAAGAAGAAAACTTCAGTTTTGAACCGTTTGTTGAAAATTTAA